A stretch of DNA from Flavobacteriaceae bacterium MAR_2009_75:
AAATTTTTAGATTTATTGATAAGTATTGGGCTGACCTCTTTTACGCTACCTTTTGTAAATAGACCACTTTTTCCAGCTGATTGCGGAGTAAAATTTCCTTGGCCATCACCTCTTAAATAAAGTGAATGAAGTGCGTCATTTCTTGGAGTTTCAACCTCCGATGAATAGAGATTTCCTGCTAGCAATACGTCATTTACCCCATCGTTGTCAAAGTCATCAATTACAATTTCATTTATTGAAGAGAGTTGCGCCTCAATAGGCAAATTACGAACCTCAAATTCACCACCTTTATTTTCTAAATAAGAAGAGGCAAAATTTAAAGCTTTCAAATGCAAAGACTTTTTTAGTTGCTCTGAATCGAAAATATCTTCGATTGCTGCCTTTCCGAAAGAATCATAAGTAGGGAATTTTTCTTTAATGAAGGGCATTTGGTTCGATGAGCACTCTCTTCCTCTAAGAGGAACCAATTCTTCTTCTTCGTAATAACTCAGCACAATATCATTGGATCCAGAAATATCGAAATCATCTGCAAACACTTCAAATGGGGCTTCGACGCTCGCTTTATATTTGTAGTTCAACCCTAAGTTTCCGGCTATTATGTCTACATCTCCATCGCCGTCGAAATCTCTTGCACCCAAACTATACCACCAACCATTAGTTTGATCTAAACCATACTTAGCTGTTTTTTCAACTAATTGTTTGCCATTCTCGTTTTCAAATACTCTAATGGGCATCCATTCTCCCGTAATAACAAGGTCTAAATATTCATCATCATTAAGGTCTGCCCATAGTGCATCTGTTACCATGCCAAACTCTTGCCAATTTTCACTTTGCGTTACTTCACTTTCTATAAATACAACTTTTTTAGAATCACTTTTATTCTCTAACAGATAGCTTTTTGCAGGGTACGGATATTGGCCAGGCACTTGCCTGCCCCAATGAATAAGTCTAAATCACCATCGTTGTCAAAATCAATTGGTTTTACGCAAGAACCACTCACCGAAATGTTGGGCAAAGCTTTTTCATTGTGGGTAAACCGGCCTTCGCCATCATTTATATAAAGTCTGTCAAGTAAATTAGATGAACCTTGTGAATATTCGTTTCCGCCGCTAACCACGTACAAATCTAAATCACCATCTGCGTCGACATCAAAAAATATAGAATTTACATCTTCAAACTGTGACGATACTTCAAATACTGTAGACCCCATTTCATCAAAAGATCCATCTTTATTTTGCATGAATAGTTTTCCAGCCTGACCTAACGCTCCTCCTACGAATATGTCCTCTAATTCATCTTGGTTTACATCTGCAATTGATAGGGCTGGCCCTTCGTTTGACATTTTATGGGGTAAAAGACTTTCTCGTAAAAAATCATCAAAATCGTTTTCCTGATGTTTGAAATTTAACCCTTTGATAGCAGTTTTTTGAAATAAATGCAATTCGCCATTTTGACCTTTGCGTTCGGAAAATTGTTTTTCACTTTTTGAGTGGTCAAGAACAATAAGTTGATCGGCCTTGACATCTTGTAGTATTTGGTATGAATCATCTGGCCAAAAAACTTCAATGGTAGCCAATGTTTTCGTGCCTAACCCAAAATGTAGTTCTCTGTCTTTTGCAGACATAAAACCTTTAGAGAAATAAAGCTCTTGGGTTTGCTTATTTTCATTGTTTGAAACCACCACCCTTGTTCCAATACCGTCACGGTTGCCTTTCGGGCCGTTTAATCGAATTTTAAGATGGTGACCTAAGCCCAATTCTATCGAATTGTTTTTCAAAATGTAGGCGGGATCATCTGTGTTGTTTACAATTATTTCTAAATCGCCATCATTGTCAAGGTCGGCATAAATCGATCCATTTGAGCTGGTTTGAGAATCGTTGCCCCATGTTTCATTCATTTTTTCAAATACTAGCTTACCGTTATTTTTGAAAAAGTAATTTTCCTTCTTCCTGGTAGGCATTTTATCCATGACGTCTGAGATATATTTTTTGACGTCCATTTTTTCAACTTTTCTGATTGAATCTTGTTTTTTATTTACAAAATTCACAAAGTCATTGTTTCTAAAATCTCGCTTAATACCATTTGATACAAATAGATCCTTTAGACCATCATTATCCATATCAAAGAATAATGGGGCCCAGCTCCAATCGGTATTCGATACACCGGTAATTTGTGCGATATCAGAAAAAAATGGAGTTCCGTCTTTATTTACAAACCCACTATTGAGCTGTAAGGTATTATACATGTATTGATAATGTTGACCTGAGTTAACGGTCTCATAAAAACGGTCAGGGTTCATACCACTCATACTGGTCTTGATATCATAGTTATTGGCACCCATCATGTCAACGACCATTAAATCCATCCATCCATCATTATTAATATCGGCAATATCATTACCCATGGCAAAAAATGAAATATGGTTTGTGGCCTCAAGAATGCGGTCGGTGAACCTGCCGTTTTGATTATTTATGTAAAGCTGGTCTTTGCCGGTAAAATCGTTGGCAACGTACAAATCTGGCCAACTATCATTATTTACATCGCCAATAGCTATACCTAACCCATAAGATAGACGGTTCTGTACGATACCGGCCTGTTGAGATACGTCATTGAAGTAGCCATTATCATTCCTAAAAAGTTTGTTGTTCGCTACTCCACCATCAGTGGTTGAAAGTTCTAAAAGTGATTTGTCTTCAGGATAGGGGGAGGGACTATGATTGAGAAGAAACATGTCAAGATCACCATCTTTGTCATAATCAAAAAAGCTCGCCTGAGTAGAGCAATCGGGGCTATCAATCCCATATTTTTTGGCTTCCTCTTTGAAAATCGGAACGCCGCCCTTATTCTTGACGCCCGTATTTACGAATAGCCTATTTCTTCGAGTGTCGGGATTTTTGAATTTACCAGAGTTAGATAGGTAAATATCCATCCAACCATCATCATTTATGTCAACGACCGTTACTCCCGTTGAAAAGTGTTGTTTGTTCAATATACCTGTTTTATCAGATACATCTTCAAATTTTAAATCACCTTTATTGACAAAAAGTTTATGTTGACCTAAGGTAGAGACAAAGAAAAGATCTTTTAATCCATCATTGTTAAAATCGCTAACGGCTACTCCCCCTCCATTATAAAAATACTCGTATTGAATACCGTTATAGCGAACATCTTCCGTTAACGGGTTAGTGAACTGAATGCCGGTTTCATCTGAATTCAATTTGCTAAAAATCTTTTCATTTACTGAGTTTTTACCGGATAATTTATAGGTTTCGGTGCAGCTAGTAGCAATGCTTAACAATAGAATTAAACAGCCGTATTTTTTCAATGATAACGTACGAAAAAAAGTCATAGTTACTATTAATGTTATTGGGTGAAGCTCGTTCATCAAATTAGAATAAGTATTGTAAAACTACGAAAAGAGCATCTCTGATAGCGAGCTAAAAATCGTCATCTTATCATAGACGGCTATTTTATTTATAAAAAAGACCCTAAGTGGAGTGCATAGGGTCTTTTTCTAAAGGTTTTGAATTATTTAATCATAACCCGGGTTTTGTACCAATGCGGTATTTGCATTAAGCTCAGCTATTCGTATGGGTACGAAATAACTTTTGTCTAGCCATAATCTATTTTCAAAACCAGGATCTACGACCGTAGGCACGTAGCTGTAATCATAATTTTCAGGATCATATTTGTACGTAGAAACTGAAGCACTTGGTTTGAGAGTGCCAGTTATCTGAATACCTACAGCAGGCGCACCTAAAGTACTTGGAGCAATCATCCATCTACGGGCGTCGTGATAGCGATGTTGTTCATAGGCGAGTTCGACTCTTCTCTCGTTTCGATAAGCTTCTACTAGTTCGTCTCCTGTTGCGGCTATTGCCGGAAGACCAATTCTAAATCTAATTTTGTTCAACCAGTTTGTGGCTTCGCCTTCATCTCCTGTTTCTAAAAGCGTTTCTACATAATTGAGTACAAGCTCAGTCTCACGAAAGAATGGCCAAGGTATGGTCTGAAAACCTGTTTGGTCTATAAATGCAGGATCCGGTTCTACAAATTTTTTGAAATAATAGCCAGTTCGTGTGCCGTTCCAGTCTTCAACCGGACCTTGACGAGTATCGAGGCCGAAGTGAGTTTCAACTCCATCAGAACCTATAATGTCATATTGCCCTGTTTGTATTTGATTGGCTGGATCACGTTCTGCTACGTCAGATGGTCTAGGTTTCCAATCTGCCCCATCGTACAAAATGGTCGCATAAAAACGAGCTTCTCGATTGTCATAGGGTGCACTGGCATGTTCAGGGTTGTCCCAGTCAAACTCAGAACCATCACTCATTGCATAATCATCCACAAGGTTTTGCAGTGGGGCATTTCCTGCCCAGTTGTGGTATCCATTTGGGCCGTTAAATAGACCGATTCGTCTTCCTGGCCCAGTGTTTTCAACATATTGTCTCTCCCAGATAATATCATTTTCACCACCATTACGCGCCAAAGAAATATCTAGATAATTCTGTTCACCTTCTTCCAGTGATACCGGTGAAGTTAAATCTAATTTATACCCAGTGGTAGAATAGTCGAGAGCGGCCTTTACCGCATCGCGGGCAAGTATCCACCGCTGCTGTTGATCACCAGAAGTGTATGCGATCAATTCAGGATTTGAATACCCTGAAAGAACGTCTGAATTAGCGGAGGCAGTGGGGAAGTCATGAAGATCGCTAGCAGCATACAGTAGAATTCGTGCCTTTAGGGCTAGAGCAACCGTAGGGTTAGCCCTGCCTGAAGCCATATCACGACCATCGAGCAATTCGAAAGCCCGTTCACAATCTGCGACGATAAAATTTACGGACTCTTCGAAAGTATTTCTTGGAATGTCATAATCCGAATCTAATTCAAGTGGCTCAGATATAAGAGGTACTCCTCCATAAAAACGCAACAGTTGATGATAATAATAGGCTCTTAGAAAATGCGCTTCGCCAAGTAGTCTATCGACAAGATTTGTGTCTTCAATACCACCTTCGCCCAAATTGGCAATGGCTAAATTTACATCTCTAATGTAGCCGTACATATTATTCCAATCCCATGTATTATTTATCCAGCCTGTATCTGCCGAGTTGGCGCGAGATTCATTAATGGTGTTAATGCCTCGACCAGTATGTGTGAATATGGCTTCATCGGTTAAAGAGGCGAGCATTTGCTCATCAAGACCTCCCGCACCTAAGCCATTATACGCGCCAGTTACCGTTGCTTCGGCTAGACCGGCATCTGACCAGACACTAGATTCTGATACCTCGCTTAAGGGGGTAATGCTGGTAAAATCATCATTACAGCTCAAGGCGATAACCGATGGTAAGACCATTCCCCAGACTTTAATTATATTCTTAATATTCATAGTGTTATTTTTTTAGAATGATACGGAGAAACCTACGCTAAATATTTTTGAAACCGGGTAATCTCTACCACTGGTATTTAAACCTTCAGGGTCAAAAATAGCATCCGTCCAAGTAAAAAGATTATTGCCGTTTAAATAGAACCGTAAATTGCTTAAACCTATCTGACCTATGATTTCTTCAGGAAAATTATAGCCCAGCTCAAAATTCTTCAGGCGCATATAGTCGGTATCTTGACGCCAGTAGGTATTGCCATTACTATAATACTGGTCGGCACGATTGGTTATTCTTGGATCCACACTGCTTGGGTTATTAACGGACCAGCGATTGTTATAATCTCTTTCCAAATAGTTTCCAATGGTACCGGCCTCACTAAAGTTGAAAAATAGTTCGCCTCCCCAAGCTCCTTGAAAGAGCATGCTGATATCAAAGTTTTTATAACTAGCCGTAAGATTGGCACCTCCTTGTAAAGTGGGGTAGACGTTTTTATCTGTTCTATAACGATCATCAGGAGTTATTCTTCCGTCACCGTCATAATCGACCAATTTCATATCTCCTGGGCGGAGATTGTTGACTAGGGCCGAATAATCTAGAGTTTCAGCATCGATATCGGCTTGGGTCGCAAATATGCCATCGTACCCGTAGACCAACTGTGCCCCTATAGTTCTGCCCGTTACACGTTGCCATTCTGGCGACCCTTCTGCTTCATCGTTAAAAAGTATCTTATTTTTTGCATAGCCAGCATTTACTGTTATACCATAACTGAATTCTTCTCCGATGTAATCGTTCCAGCCAAGTATAAAATCAAAACCTTTATTTTCAACTTCACCGAAATTTTGCCGCGGTGGAGTAATACCAGAAAGGGAAGGTAAAGATGCAGATGGTGTCGTTAGAATATCTGTTCTTTTGTTTAGGAACCAGTCAAACTCTAAATTCAATTTGTTTTTGATAAAACGGGCATCGATACCGAGATTGATGTTGGTTGCCACCTCCCATGTAATTCCTGTATTTGGTACTCTAGACTCACTTAAGGTGGTAACTTGAGAGTTGTTTATAACATAATTTCCGAAACCGTAAGTAGCTAGAAATTGGTTGGAAGGAAACTCAGAATCATCGAATTTGTCATTACCCAATTGGCCCCATGAAGCACGAAGTTTGAGATGATTTAAGTATGAATCACTATCCATATTCTCGAACCATTTTTCTTTGGTAATCACCCAACCTGCCGTAAAACCTGGGAAGAAACCATATCTAGTTTCCTCTGGGAATAAATAAGACCCATCATACCTCCAAAGAAATTCCATTAAATATTTTTCCGAGAAGTCATAGCCAACACGGCCAAAATAATTGAGCCTCGAAGCTCTATCTGATGAACCATTTATATTTTGTTCATCGGTACCTCCTGCGAATAAATCCTCAATCGCTGGAGATATGAAATACCGACGAAAAGCGTCGAAGCCTTCATAAGTTTTAGTCTCCTTGTTCGTACCTGCAAGAAGTATTAAGTTATGGTTGCCGAAAGATTTTTGATATTGTAGGTTGGCACCTAATAGAATATTCAATCGGTTCTGTGCGTATTGGGTAAGACGCGGTTCTGCAGGCCCTCTTTGCACAGGTGTCAATCCTGACTCATCACGGTTAGCCCCGTCCCAAGTATAAAGCTCCCAAGGGGTACGCCAAACTTTGCGATTTAAAAAGCTTTTGTCTATTGCTGCCGTGGTTTGTAACGTTAGTCCCTCTATCCAAGGAATTTTAATGTCTAAAGTTGCATTCGACTGAAAATAATCTCTTGTATCGCGATCATATCCGGTGGCATTGGTCGTGATAACAACGGGTTGTTGTCCGTTTTCGATGTCAGGACCTGGAAACCCATTGGGCCAGTAAGCAGGTTCTGTTGGTCTACCGCGGGTGAGCATTCTGAAAATGGCCCCTGCTGGTTCTGTAGGAAAGTATCGTTTTTCTTCTCTTCCAAGAACTCCTATTTTGAATTTTATGCCCTCACTGATCTGAGCATCTAGATTTATTCGTATGTCATATTGCTCGTAACCCGTGGCTGAACTTTTATAGTAAGCATCTTGTTTTAAGTAGCCCAAAGAACTAAAATAGTTAAAGTTTTCACTGCCGCCACTCAATTGCATTGTGTGTTTTTCTTGAGAAGAACCTCTTTTTAAAGTTTCTTTGAACCAATCTGTATCTGGGTGACCCCATGGGTCTTGACCATTACTAAACAATTCAATATCTTCTGGGGTATAAATGGCATTTCTTTGGGAACCATCAGGCCTGGTATATGTGCCTGTTGAATTAAAACCATCGGTCGCTGCTTGCCATTCATCAACTGGTAGATTATAGACTTCCAGTTCATTTCTTAACTCGGCGTATTGTGCCGCATTGGCCATTTCTGGAATAACGGTAGGTGCTGCCCAACCTTGTTGTGAGGAATACGTTATTTTGGGTTTACCAGTCTTACCCCGTTTTGTTGTTACCAAAATTACACCATTTGCAGCTCTAGCACCGTAAATAGCCGCAGCTGCATCTTTCAAAACCGAAATACTTTCTATGTCGGCAGGGTTGATACGCGCCAAGCCACCATCTCTGTCCGGTATACCATCGACTACAACTAAAGCCCCAGTGTTATTATAAGTGTTGGTTCCACGAATTCGAATGTTTGCGTTATCATAGCCTGGTTCGGCGCTTGCTTGAGACACGAATAAACCAGCTACTCGCCCAGAAAGGGAATTGGTTAGGTTTACAGCGGGTGATTTAGTCAATTCTTCACCTTTTACCGAGGCTACGGAACCTGAAACAGTGGCCCTCTTTTGTGTGCCATAGCCCACGACAACTACTTCGTCAAGACTGGCAATGTCTTCTTGCATTGAGATATCAATAGAATTTCTACCTTCCATCGCAATAGTTTGCTTAACAAAACCAATATAAGAAAATATAAGAGTGGCATCTGGGTTTTCTACATCGATGGAGTAATTACCGTCAAAATCGGTAGACACCCCTTGAGTAGTTCCATCGACCACTACACTAACGCCTGGTAGGGGAGTGCCCGTTTGATCGGTTACGGTTCCTGAAATTACGGACTGTGCATAAGCCGCAGAAAACATAAAACTTCCGAAAAATAATAAGAGAGTGAAAAAGTGACGACATGCAAGCGTACACCTTTTCTTAAGGTAGAGTTGGTTGTTCATATAAGTAGTTTCTCAGTTAAATCGGCCTAAATGTAACTATATTCTTTAAAAAACAATAAAATTTTGTTAAAAAATGACTTTTAATGCCAATATTATCAAAAACTTAAAAATAGATATGCAACGTCAATATTTCGATAACCTGAGCAGTAAACTTTTGATAAAAAGCCATTTAGGGCAACCCCATATTACACTTAATTCCTCTAAAAAAGTACTTTCTTCATCTAGAAATTTAAGAATCGATTGGGGAGTTTTTTTATTAAAAAGGGATTCAAAAACATGATGTCCCATCTCATTATTTTGCGATAACACATCTAAAAGGAGCAGGTCATAATACCAAAACCGGTTTTTAAAGTTGAGAGAATTTAGAGGTTTGTCCGCCTTCAAGTGGTCTATCAAAACAGGAATCTTTTTCGCTGTGCTCATAAAAGTATATCCTGTGCTGGGCTTGGCCCAACCACCGGCCGTACCTATATTCAAAATTCTTTTTGTATTGTGTTGCGCAAAATCATAACAGGTCATGGGTATGCTGCCCTGCTCTCTATCGGTAATTTCGTAATTCGGGCAGTTTAATTTTGTTGTGATATAGGTATGAAGCGCCTCTTCATACACCTCCTTATCGAGCAAATCTTTTGAAAAAAGAGTGTACTCTACCAGAGCTTCATTTTTCGACTGCGGAAGTACATACATAAAGCGGGTATTTCCTTTTTGAGGAACCGAAAAATCCATATAGGTAACGGTATCGACATCAAACACCGGTCGGTCGGCTTTTATTTTCCAACCTACAAAATGTTGCTGAATGACCGGGTACGTACTTTGACTATTTGCGGCTGCATAACTGAAAATACTATTAAATACTGTTGCAGCGGTATAGGTATTCGTAGTCGTCTTGAGTGAAACTTGAGCATCGTTTTCACTGAGGTCAAGAACTTTCTCAAACTTAATAGTTACATTTTTTTTGTTCTTCAAGGTTTCGAACTGCTTCTCGTAGAAATCCAATCCCTTAATCATTTTATATGAATAAGGTGTGATGGCATATCGCTTAGCGAGTTCTTTGCCTTCAAAGTAAATATGATTCCAGCTTTTATGAACTATTTGGTCAAATTGACCCCTGCCTTTTTCCCAGAAACACCAGGTTCGGTCGTTGGTTTTCTTTTGGTCTTTATCTAGAATTAAGATTGATGCTTCTGAAAAGTACTCATCATTGGTCATGGCATGGGCTAACATCAGGCCTGCCGCTCCGGCACCTATGATGATGTAATCAAAATGAGAGGGGTAATAATCCAAATTTTTAAACTTCTTGACTTCAGTTTACCAAAAGTAGGGAATAAAACTCGTCTAATTTATCCGATACCGGAGTCCGAAGAAGCCTCTGATTCCTTGATTTGGGCCATAAACATAAGAAGGGTCAAATGTTAGCGCATACGGATTATCGGTCGTCGCAACAACATCGCCGTTCGGGTCAAATATAACATTCTTATCAAAAGGGTCATTTGCACGGGCAATTATGAATGGATTTCCTCTGTTCGGTGTCCAGTCTAAAAGGTTTTTTACCCCTCCATAGATTTCAAAATTTTTAAGCCCTTTAAACGTAAACTGAATGTTTTGAATACTCCAAGTTGGGGAGTATTCGCTTCTAGGATCATTTTCTCCCAATACTGGTAAACGCATAGGTCCGTAGAGGTTTCCGGTATAATCAACGGAAAGCTGTATAGGTCGAAATTTGTAAGAGACGTTCCAAGTGCCGGTAAAACTCTCAGTGAGGATCTGACGTTGTGAAATGCCATTTTCAGTTTGGCTAACATCTTGTAGAGTTGCCCCTACCAAAAATTTAAATCCGCTAGGGAAAATGACATCGACATTACCACTCACACCTTGTGAAACAGATTTTCCGTCAAGGTTATCGTAGATAATTTGATTGGGGTCGGTGTCATAATCCGGTAAGATAGCATTGCTAAAAGAGGTATAGAAAACCGAGGCGTCAAGCCCGACAAAAGTACCGTTATCGGCGTATATTTTTTTCAAATAATTGAGATTGAAGTTTACAGAACGCTCGGGTTTTAATTCTTCGGTAACCACCACCTCACGGGCTCCGGTCAGTGCAGCATGTTCTTCGGTAAAGAGATTGACTACACGAAAACCGGTGCCGGCATTAAATCTCAATATATCATTATCATTAATACGCCATCGATAGGCAGTTCTCGGGGTCAGAATATTGCCATGGCGTTTGTCATAATCGTACCGTAGGCCCAAGAGCAGCGAATGTTTTTTGGCCAGTTCAATTTCATCTTGCGCAAATAGACTGGGTATGACCACTTCGTCCGCTATTTCGGTTGCGGGGGTATTATCATTATAAAAGTTATAACGAACCGAGCTGCCGAATAGAAGATCATGACGGTTTAAAACCTTGTCCCAGGTCAACTGCCCAAAACCGATACGTTGATCCGCTATATAGGGCACGTCGCCATAGACCGAATTCTGGCTATGGTCATTATAGGAAAAGGATAATAAAAGCTTTTCCTCTACAGGAAGTTGGTATTTACCTAGAACCTCCCAACGAGTAGTATAAATACTTTCACCATATATTTCATCACCTCCTCTGAATTCAGGCGTCCATTGAAGTTCGCCTCCCCATCTATCTTCATAGAAAAATCGCCCGGCTAACGAAAAAATACGTGATTTATCACGATGGAAGTTCCATTTTTGAAAAACAGAAATTCTTTCTTGTAGGGTCAAATCGGTGAAGTTATCCCCATTATGGTCAATAATTTCATCGTAATTGAAGTAATTGAGCCCTAGAAGCATATCGGTCTTCTTCCCAAAATTTATTTTCGCTCCGACATCTAGGTTGTATTCACCCCAGCCTGTAGCAAAGGCATCTGCAAAAAAATCAGGAGCTTCAAGAGTATTTTTTGTAATAATGTTTATGAGTCCGCCGACAGCTTCGCTTCCATAGAGACTAGAAGCGGGACCTTTCACGATTTCGATTTGGTCGATGAGGGAGTTTGGTATTCCTGACAATCCGTAGACCGTTCCCAAACCACTTACAATGGGCATGCCATCGATTAAGACCAAAGTATAAGGGCCTTCAAGACCGTTAATATGAATGTCGCCAGTATTGCACACGTTGCAATTGACTTGGGGGCGTACCCCATTAACATTTTGTAGGGCCTCGAAAATACTGGCTGTAGGGTTTTTTTTGAGGAAAGTAGGGCTGTAGACTTCAACGGGAACCGGACTTTCGGAGCGACTTACCGCTTTTAAGGTTCCGGTAACGACAGTTTCCTCGAGTTGTTCGTTGGTTTCGCTTAAGGCGATGTTTAGGTATCGGTTTTCCTTTTTTCTTAAATCTATTTTTTCGTTATACGGAAGATAGCCCAGAACCTTTACCTTCAATTTATATGGGGCAGGTGGAATATTGGTTAACTTAAAAAGTCCCTCTTCATCAGTAGCTGTGCCAAATACCGTTCCTTCTAAGTAGACATTTGCAAAAGTGATGGGAAACTCCCCATCGGTAACTACTCCGCTTATCTGAGCATTTTGTGCTGATATACCAGTACTAGCCATTAATATTAGGCCAATTACAACATATGAAAATGGAGTTCTCAAAATATTTATTTCAGCAAGTTTAAATTAATTTTTAGTCAAAACTAAATATTTGTTTTTAGATATAAAAATGTATTTTTGTGGCATTATAAATTTTTATGACACTTTCTGAAGAAGATTACATCAAGGCCATTTACCATTTGGGCAAGGGAGACAATGTTACGGTTTCGACAAATGCCGTAGCGGAGCAGATGGAAACAAAACCGTCGTCGGTGACCGATATGGTCAAAAAATTGGCGGAGAAGGGCTTGGTCAATTATAGGCCGTACAAAGGGGTCAACCTTACGGAATATGGTCAAAAAACCGCTTTGACCTTAGTGCGAAAGCATCGCCTTTGGGAGGTGTTTTTG
This window harbors:
- a CDS encoding VCBS repeat protein (manually curated), whose protein sequence is MNELHPITLIVTMTFFRTLSLKKYGCLILLLSIATSCTETYKLSGKNSVNEKIFSKLNSDETGIQFTNPLTEDVRYNGIQYEYFYNGGGVAVSDFNNDGLKDLFFVSTLGQHKLFVNKGDLKFEDVSDKTGILNKQHFSTGVTVVDINDDGWMDIYLSNSGKFKNPDTRRNRLFVNTGVKNKGGVPIFKEEAKKYGIDSPDCSTQASFFDYDKDGDLDMFLLNHSPSPYPEDKSLLELSTTDGGVANNKLFRNDNGYFNDVSQQAGIVQNRLSYGLGIAIGDVNNDSWPDLYVANDFTGKDQLYINNQNGRFTDRILEATNHISFFAMGNDIADINNDGWMDLMVVDMMGANNYDIKTSMSGMNPDRFYETVNSGQHYQYMYNTLQLNSGFVNKDGTPFFSDIAQITGVSNTDWSWAPLFFDMDNDGLKDLFVSNGIKRDFRNNDFVNFVNKKQDSIRKVEKMDVKKYISDVMDKMPTRKKENYFFKNNGKLVFEKMNETWGNDSQTSSNGSIYADLDNDGDLEIIVNNTDDPAYILKNNSIELGLGHHLKIRLNGPKGNRDGIGTRVVVSNNENKQTQELYFSKGFMSAKDRELHFGLGTKTLATIEVFWPDDSYQILQDVKADQLIVLDHSKSEKQFSERKGQNGELHLFQKTAIKGLNFKHQENDFDDFLRESLLPHKMSNEGPALSIADVNQDELEDIFVGGALGQAGKLFMQNKDGSFDEMGSTVFEVSSQFEDVNSIFFDVDADGDLDLYVVSGGNEYSQGSSNLLDRLYINDGEGRFTHNEKALPNISVSGSCVKPIDFDNDGDLDLFIWGRQVPGQYPYPAKSYLLENKSDSKKVVFIESEVTQSENWQEFGMVTDALWADLNDDEYLDLVITGEWMPIRVFENENGKQLVEKTAKYGLDQTNGWWYSLGARDFDGDGDVDIIAGNLGLNYKYKASVEAPFEVFADDFDISGSNDIVLSYYEEEELVPLRGRECSSNQMPFIKEKFPTYDSFGKAAIEDIFDSEQLKKSLHLKALNFASSYLENKGGEFEVRNLPIEAQLSSINEIVIDDFDNDGVNDVLLAGNLYSSEVETPRNDALHSLYLRGDGQGNFTPQSAGKSGLFTKGSVKEVSPILINKSKNLVFAINNEEIEVVSVKSKK
- a CDS encoding putative outer membrane starch-binding protein — protein: MNIKNIIKVWGMVLPSVIALSCNDDFTSITPLSEVSESSVWSDAGLAEATVTGAYNGLGAGGLDEQMLASLTDEAIFTHTGRGINTINESRANSADTGWINNTWDWNNMYGYIRDVNLAIANLGEGGIEDTNLVDRLLGEAHFLRAYYYHQLLRFYGGVPLISEPLELDSDYDIPRNTFEESVNFIVADCERAFELLDGRDMASGRANPTVALALKARILLYAASDLHDFPTASANSDVLSGYSNPELIAYTSGDQQQRWILARDAVKAALDYSTTGYKLDLTSPVSLEEGEQNYLDISLARNGGENDIIWERQYVENTGPGRRIGLFNGPNGYHNWAGNAPLQNLVDDYAMSDGSEFDWDNPEHASAPYDNREARFYATILYDGADWKPRPSDVAERDPANQIQTGQYDIIGSDGVETHFGLDTRQGPVEDWNGTRTGYYFKKFVEPDPAFIDQTGFQTIPWPFFRETELVLNYVETLLETGDEGEATNWLNKIRFRIGLPAIAATGDELVEAYRNERRVELAYEQHRYHDARRWMIAPSTLGAPAVGIQITGTLKPSASVSTYKYDPENYDYSYVPTVVDPGFENRLWLDKSYFVPIRIAELNANTALVQNPGYD
- a CDS encoding TonB-linked SusC/RagA family outer membrane protein; the encoded protein is MNNQLYLKKRCTLACRHFFTLLLFFGSFMFSAAYAQSVISGTVTDQTGTPLPGVSVVVDGTTQGVSTDFDGNYSIDVENPDATLIFSYIGFVKQTIAMEGRNSIDISMQEDIASLDEVVVVGYGTQKRATVSGSVASVKGEELTKSPAVNLTNSLSGRVAGLFVSQASAEPGYDNANIRIRGTNTYNNTGALVVVDGIPDRDGGLARINPADIESISVLKDAAAAIYGARAANGVILVTTKRGKTGKPKITYSSQQGWAAPTVIPEMANAAQYAELRNELEVYNLPVDEWQAATDGFNSTGTYTRPDGSQRNAIYTPEDIELFSNGQDPWGHPDTDWFKETLKRGSSQEKHTMQLSGGSENFNYFSSLGYLKQDAYYKSSATGYEQYDIRINLDAQISEGIKFKIGVLGREEKRYFPTEPAGAIFRMLTRGRPTEPAYWPNGFPGPDIENGQQPVVITTNATGYDRDTRDYFQSNATLDIKIPWIEGLTLQTTAAIDKSFLNRKVWRTPWELYTWDGANRDESGLTPVQRGPAEPRLTQYAQNRLNILLGANLQYQKSFGNHNLILLAGTNKETKTYEGFDAFRRYFISPAIEDLFAGGTDEQNINGSSDRASRLNYFGRVGYDFSEKYLMEFLWRYDGSYLFPEETRYGFFPGFTAGWVITKEKWFENMDSDSYLNHLKLRASWGQLGNDKFDDSEFPSNQFLATYGFGNYVINNSQVTTLSESRVPNTGITWEVATNINLGIDARFIKNKLNLEFDWFLNKRTDILTTPSASLPSLSGITPPRQNFGEVENKGFDFILGWNDYIGEEFSYGITVNAGYAKNKILFNDEAEGSPEWQRVTGRTIGAQLVYGYDGIFATQADIDAETLDYSALVNNLRPGDMKLVDYDGDGRITPDDRYRTDKNVYPTLQGGANLTASYKNFDISMLFQGAWGGELFFNFSEAGTIGNYLERDYNNRWSVNNPSSVDPRITNRADQYYSNGNTYWRQDTDYMRLKNFELGYNFPEEIIGQIGLSNLRFYLNGNNLFTWTDAIFDPEGLNTSGRDYPVSKIFSVGFSVSF
- a CDS encoding lycopene beta-cyclase, with the translated sequence MDYYPSHFDYIIIGAGAAGLMLAHAMTNDEYFSEASILILDKDQKKTNDRTWCFWEKGRGQFDQIVHKSWNHIYFEGKELAKRYAITPYSYKMIKGLDFYEKQFETLKNKKNVTIKFEKVLDLSENDAQVSLKTTTNTYTAATVFNSIFSYAAANSQSTYPVIQQHFVGWKIKADRPVFDVDTVTYMDFSVPQKGNTRFMYVLPQSKNEALVEYTLFSKDLLDKEVYEEALHTYITTKLNCPNYEITDREQGSIPMTCYDFAQHNTKRILNIGTAGGWAKPSTGYTFMSTAKKIPVLIDHLKADKPLNSLNFKNRFWYYDLLLLDVLSQNNEMGHHVFESLFNKKTPQSILKFLDEESTFLEELSVIWGCPKWLFIKSLLLRLSKY